Proteins from a single region of Chromobacterium sp. ATCC 53434:
- a CDS encoding translocation/assembly module TamB domain-containing protein: MSEDLKPIPDHPTPEQAPPPPPRRRWRRVLAALALVLALLLAALGWLVASSAGFAWAVKTAAEFSGGRLAVGAVDGSLWRGFVLRDIRVRGGADDVDVESLGLAWRPAALWRGELAIDRLAFGHVRVLSRPQPESPSAPPQAPASLALPLKVSVGELSLASLMLEPAHLSLYRLSAGYRYDGASHRVELRRLDTPWGGARAGLSLAAASPFALSGQLMASGELEQVAVKARLDLSGNLLKPAFAGQMDGQGLSVDLAGALRPFEASAFNRLARLDARVGNINPQAILPGWPKGRLSFAVFAEPDAGQRIKGGLTLVNTEPGPLSAHKLPLSLLVGQFRSDGQALELYDSRAELAGGHIGLSGELTPSRVKLALDLGQLALRQLHAEAPDDVVGGHVGIDGSLAEPRFSAQLKGKLLQADAQAELVGGKQSALLLKKLELSAGGGAVSVNGKLGLAGRQLFELNGKLSRADPSRLRDNLPKGDLNATLKMAGQLAEPMEVGAKLQFAPSRLSGAPLSGNANVLLDARRLKQLMLDLKLADNRLQASGSYGVAGDKLKLAINAPNLALLGPGFAGAVHGQGELAGVPAAPLLDAKLQADRLRLPGGVALQSLQFAGNIKADQASPFRLSLDVAALQAGGLRAEQLHASAGGTRARHELQLDGRFHLNEQSYRLQLAAAGGLTPNKGWQGNVRQLELSGKPALSLLAPAALAIGADGQLKLGATRLALLGGSLNLDDLTRQAGGAFSSRGNARGLKLAELGPWLKLPVEQNLQFDADWSLSPAGSGQLAVWRSGGDVQLPLENGRRAMLGLKTARVELRLDGRQLAFDVNLDSRFAQAQGQGSLPWNGGHIDGRTPLAGSLRASLPALSTFAELAGPGLELGGQLSANLELSGPLAAPQALGQIRGAQLKLADRRTGITLADGSLAARIDGRRLTLQQLRFVSGQGEVNASGSLDLSGIQPDARVTVALQRFSVFDRPNRRLVVSGQSELAFVGGKLSLSGRIRADQGRVGLPKQGAPDLGSDVVVVGRPATEPSAFASMPLTVALDLDLGERFRFSGQGLNVELSGLVHVSANPGEAPAAKGQVKVERGRYKAYGQDLDITFGAITFNGPLDNPLLNVQAKRRLSPVGAGVEVSGSVAAPKVRLITDEPMSDKDKLAWLVLGRPASGDRDNSDLAASAGMMLAGSLNDHLGLFDDLGVSSRKERTLANGTVSPAEQVVTVGRQLTRELYLGYEYGITSADQAVKLAYQLSKGWSVILRAGTAMSAESRYTLRFD, encoded by the coding sequence ATGAGCGAAGACCTGAAACCGATTCCCGACCACCCGACGCCCGAGCAGGCGCCGCCGCCGCCGCCGCGTCGCCGCTGGCGGCGCGTCCTCGCCGCGCTGGCCCTGGTCCTGGCCTTGCTGCTGGCGGCGCTGGGCTGGCTGGTCGCCAGTTCGGCCGGCTTCGCCTGGGCGGTCAAGACGGCGGCCGAGTTCAGCGGCGGACGGCTGGCCGTCGGCGCCGTCGACGGATCGCTGTGGCGCGGTTTCGTCTTGCGCGACATCCGCGTGCGCGGCGGCGCCGACGATGTGGACGTCGAATCGCTGGGACTGGCCTGGCGGCCGGCGGCGCTGTGGCGCGGCGAGCTGGCGATAGACCGCCTGGCCTTCGGCCATGTGCGGGTGCTGAGCCGGCCGCAGCCGGAGTCGCCGAGCGCGCCGCCGCAGGCGCCGGCCTCGCTGGCCTTGCCGCTGAAGGTCAGCGTCGGCGAATTGTCGCTGGCCAGCCTGATGCTGGAGCCGGCCCATCTCAGCCTGTATCGTCTCAGCGCCGGCTACCGCTACGACGGCGCCAGCCACCGCGTTGAGCTGCGGCGGCTGGACACGCCGTGGGGCGGCGCGCGCGCGGGCTTGAGCCTGGCCGCGGCGTCGCCGTTCGCCTTGTCCGGCCAGCTGATGGCCAGCGGCGAATTGGAGCAGGTGGCGGTGAAGGCCAGGCTGGATCTGAGCGGCAATCTGTTGAAGCCGGCCTTCGCCGGCCAGATGGACGGCCAGGGCCTCAGCGTCGATCTGGCCGGCGCGCTCAGGCCGTTCGAGGCCAGCGCCTTCAACCGGCTGGCGCGGCTGGACGCCCGCGTCGGCAACATCAATCCGCAGGCCATCCTGCCCGGCTGGCCCAAGGGGCGGTTGAGCTTCGCGGTGTTCGCCGAGCCGGACGCCGGCCAGCGCATCAAGGGCGGCCTGACCCTGGTCAATACCGAGCCGGGGCCGCTGTCGGCGCATAAGCTGCCGCTGTCGCTGCTGGTCGGCCAGTTCCGCAGCGACGGCCAGGCGCTGGAGCTGTACGACAGTCGCGCCGAGCTGGCCGGCGGCCACATCGGCCTCTCCGGCGAATTGACGCCGAGTCGCGTCAAGCTGGCGCTGGACCTGGGCCAACTGGCCTTGCGCCAGCTGCACGCCGAGGCGCCGGACGACGTCGTCGGCGGCCATGTCGGCATAGATGGATCGCTGGCCGAGCCGCGTTTTTCCGCCCAGCTGAAGGGCAAGCTGCTGCAGGCCGACGCGCAGGCCGAGCTGGTCGGTGGCAAGCAGTCGGCGCTGCTGTTGAAGAAGCTGGAGCTGTCGGCCGGCGGCGGCGCCGTCAGCGTCAACGGCAAGCTTGGCCTGGCCGGCCGGCAGTTGTTCGAATTGAACGGCAAGCTCAGTCGCGCCGATCCGTCGCGGCTGCGCGACAACCTGCCGAAGGGCGATCTGAACGCGACGCTGAAAATGGCCGGCCAGCTGGCCGAGCCGATGGAGGTCGGCGCCAAGCTGCAGTTCGCGCCCAGCCGCCTGTCCGGCGCGCCGCTGTCCGGCAACGCCAATGTGCTGCTGGACGCCAGACGGTTGAAGCAGTTGATGCTGGACCTGAAGCTGGCCGACAACCGTCTGCAGGCCAGCGGCAGCTACGGCGTCGCCGGCGACAAGTTGAAGCTGGCGATCAACGCGCCCAATCTGGCCTTGCTGGGGCCCGGCTTCGCCGGCGCCGTGCACGGTCAGGGCGAGTTGGCCGGCGTGCCGGCGGCGCCGCTGCTGGACGCCAAGCTGCAAGCCGACCGTTTGCGGCTGCCGGGCGGCGTGGCGCTGCAGTCTCTGCAGTTCGCCGGCAATATCAAGGCCGACCAGGCCAGCCCGTTCCGGCTCAGCCTGGACGTGGCGGCGCTGCAGGCCGGCGGCCTACGCGCCGAGCAGCTGCATGCCAGCGCCGGGGGCACCCGCGCCCGGCACGAGCTGCAGCTGGACGGCCGCTTCCACTTGAACGAGCAGAGCTACCGGCTGCAACTGGCCGCCGCCGGCGGCCTGACGCCGAACAAGGGCTGGCAGGGCAATGTGCGGCAGCTGGAGTTGTCCGGCAAGCCGGCGCTGAGCCTGTTGGCGCCGGCGGCGCTGGCGATAGGCGCCGACGGCCAGCTGAAGCTGGGCGCGACCCGGCTGGCGCTGTTGGGCGGAAGTCTGAATCTGGACGATCTGACGCGGCAGGCCGGCGGCGCGTTCAGCAGCCGCGGCAACGCCCGCGGCCTGAAGCTGGCCGAGCTGGGGCCGTGGCTGAAGCTGCCGGTCGAGCAAAATCTGCAGTTCGACGCCGACTGGAGCCTGAGTCCGGCCGGCAGCGGACAGCTGGCGGTATGGCGCAGCGGCGGCGATGTGCAACTGCCGCTGGAAAACGGACGCCGCGCGATGCTGGGGCTGAAGACGGCGCGGGTCGAGTTGCGGCTGGACGGTCGGCAGCTGGCCTTCGACGTCAATCTGGACAGCCGCTTCGCCCAGGCCCAGGGCCAGGGCAGCCTGCCGTGGAACGGCGGCCATATCGACGGCCGCACGCCGCTGGCGGGCAGCCTGCGCGCCAGCCTACCCGCCTTGTCCACCTTCGCCGAGCTGGCCGGCCCGGGCCTGGAGCTGGGCGGCCAGTTGTCGGCCAACCTGGAACTCAGCGGACCGTTGGCGGCGCCGCAGGCCCTGGGCCAGATTCGCGGCGCGCAATTGAAGCTGGCCGATCGCCGCACCGGCATCACGCTGGCCGACGGCAGTCTGGCGGCGCGGATAGACGGCCGTCGGCTGACTTTGCAGCAACTGCGTTTCGTCAGCGGCCAGGGCGAGGTCAACGCCAGCGGCTCGCTCGATCTCAGCGGCATCCAGCCGGACGCCCGCGTCACGGTGGCCCTGCAGCGTTTCAGCGTGTTCGACCGGCCCAACCGCCGGCTGGTGGTGTCCGGCCAGAGCGAGCTCGCCTTCGTCGGCGGCAAGCTGTCGCTGAGCGGGCGCATCCGCGCCGATCAGGGGCGCGTCGGCCTGCCGAAGCAGGGGGCGCCGGATCTGGGCTCCGACGTGGTGGTGGTCGGTCGGCCGGCGACCGAGCCGTCGGCGTTCGCCAGCATGCCGCTGACGGTGGCGCTGGACCTCGATCTGGGCGAGCGCTTCCGCTTCTCCGGCCAGGGCCTTAACGTCGAGTTGTCCGGCCTGGTCCATGTCAGCGCCAATCCGGGCGAGGCGCCGGCGGCCAAGGGCCAGGTCAAGGTGGAGCGCGGCCGTTACAAGGCCTACGGCCAGGATCTGGACATCACCTTCGGCGCCATCACCTTCAACGGCCCGCTCGACAATCCGCTGCTGAACGTGCAGGCCAAGCGCCGGCTGTCCCCGGTCGGCGCCGGCGTGGAGGTCAGCGGTTCTGTGGCCGCGCCCAAGGTCAGGCTGATCACCGACGAGCCGATGTCGGACAAGGACAAGCTGGCCTGGCTGGTGCTGGGCCGGCCGGCCAGCGGCGACCGCGACAACAGCGATCTGGCGGCCTCGGCCGGCATGATGCTGGCCGGCTCCTTGAACGACCACCTAGGTCTATTCGACGATCTGGGCGTGTCCAGCCGCAAGGAGAGGACGCTGGCCAACGGCACCGTTAGCCCGGCCGAGCAGGTGGTGACGGTGGGGCGCCAGCTGACGCGCGAGCTCTACCTCGGCTACGAGTACGGCATCACCAGCGCCGATCAGGCGGTCAAGCTCGCCTATCAGCTGTCCAAGGGCTGGTCGGTG